From a single Sphingosinicellaceae bacterium genomic region:
- a CDS encoding IS66 family transposase: MEALSPADIIALRQALDEARSDAAVARADAANARAINSDLEARIALQALQIAMLKRDRFGQRSERSRRLIDQMELVFEEAEATAAADEAAAARAAAKTTTVTAFVRALPSRQPLPAHLPRERVVIPSPTCCAGCGSDRLSKLGEDVTETLEVIPRRWKVIQTVRERFACRACERVSQPPAPFHGTPRGLFGASMLAMLLFEKFGQHQPLNRQRDRYAHEGVDLSLSTLADQVGACTAALKPLHRLIEAHVLAAERLHGDDTTVPVLAKVKTDIGRIWTYIRDDRPFGGPAPPAALFHYSRDRRGEHPRDHLAHYNGILQADAYAGYNELFKPGRSAGQVTRALCWAHARRKFFVLADVATQVKRKPDIAPVISPLALEAVARIDRIFDIERAICGKTAEGRLAVRQELVTPIVTELEHWLRQQRATLARHNPVAVAINYMLKDWPAFTRFLADGRICLTNNAAERALRGVALGRKSWLFAGSDRGGQRAAFMYSLIVTAKLNDIDPQAWLADVLARIADLPQQRLAELLPWNWRPDTSDVPLAQAA, translated from the coding sequence ATGGAAGCGTTGTCTCCCGCCGATATTATTGCGCTCCGACAGGCGCTTGACGAGGCACGAAGCGATGCCGCCGTCGCCCGGGCCGACGCCGCCAACGCTCGCGCGATCAACTCCGACCTTGAGGCCCGCATCGCCCTTCAGGCGCTCCAGATCGCGATGCTCAAGCGCGACCGGTTCGGCCAGCGTTCGGAGCGCAGCCGGCGATTGATCGACCAGATGGAGCTGGTGTTCGAGGAGGCCGAGGCGACCGCCGCTGCCGACGAAGCCGCCGCCGCACGTGCTGCCGCGAAGACCACGACCGTCACCGCGTTCGTCCGCGCCCTACCGTCGCGGCAACCGCTGCCCGCGCACCTGCCGCGCGAGCGTGTCGTGATCCCGAGCCCGACCTGCTGCGCCGGCTGCGGCTCGGACCGCCTGTCGAAGCTCGGCGAGGATGTCACCGAGACCCTTGAGGTGATCCCGCGCCGGTGGAAGGTCATCCAGACGGTGCGCGAGCGCTTCGCCTGCCGGGCCTGCGAGCGCGTCAGCCAGCCGCCGGCACCGTTCCACGGCACCCCGCGGGGGCTGTTCGGCGCAAGTATGCTGGCGATGCTGTTGTTCGAGAAGTTCGGGCAGCACCAGCCGTTAAACCGGCAACGCGACCGTTATGCGCATGAAGGTGTCGATCTCAGCCTGTCGACGCTGGCCGACCAGGTCGGCGCCTGCACCGCCGCGCTTAAACCACTGCATCGGTTGATCGAGGCCCACGTCCTCGCCGCCGAGCGCCTGCACGGCGACGATACCACGGTGCCCGTGCTGGCCAAGGTCAAGACCGACATCGGTCGCATCTGGACCTATATCCGCGATGACCGGCCATTCGGTGGCCCAGCCCCTCCAGCAGCGCTGTTCCACTACTCGCGCGACCGGCGCGGTGAGCATCCGCGTGATCATCTGGCCCACTATAACGGCATCCTGCAGGCCGACGCCTATGCCGGGTACAACGAGCTGTTCAAGCCGGGGCGCTCAGCCGGGCAGGTCACCCGCGCGCTGTGCTGGGCACACGCACGGCGCAAGTTCTTCGTTCTCGCCGACGTCGCCACCCAGGTGAAGCGCAAGCCCGACATTGCCCCGGTGATCTCGCCATTGGCGCTCGAGGCGGTGGCGCGGATCGACCGTATCTTCGACATCGAACGCGCGATCTGCGGCAAGACCGCCGAAGGGCGGCTCGCCGTGCGTCAGGAACTCGTCACGCCCATCGTAACCGAGCTCGAACACTGGCTGCGCCAGCAGCGTGCGACGCTTGCCCGGCATAATCCGGTCGCGGTGGCGATCAACTACATGCTCAAGGACTGGCCCGCGTTCACCCGGTTCCTTGCCGATGGACGGATCTGCCTGACCAACAATGCCGCCGAACGAGCCTTGCGCGGTGTCGCCCTCGGCAGGAAGTCGTGGCTGTTCGCCGGCTCCGACCGCGGCGGACAGCGCGCTGCGTTCATGTACTCGCTCATCGTCACCGCCAAGCTCAACGATATCGACCCGCAAGCGTGGCTCGCCGATGTCCTCGCCCGCATCGCCGACCTCCCACAGCAGCGCCTCGCCGAACTGCTCCCGTGGAACTGGCGACCCGACACCTCAGACGTGCCGCTCGCTCAAGCCGCCTGA
- a CDS encoding peptidase S41: MNTILTRRRLLAGGTAAMLTPYSGLRAAPSAGELADDIDIVRDALALHPGLYRYQTPREADARVRKLKRDYAAATTLDEQFLLLSAFTATIRCGHTQCNPYNQKKAVVQALFERPTRMPFEFEWIDGRMVARADRSGLGLQPGTEIRSIDGEAPVHLLKKLVGYARADGSNDAKRVAQMAMQNSDKFETFDIFQSLLHPPQGGMFHIGYGTTSGRKANVTVAALTPEQRRSTRHTLETDGTSEPFWTWEMRGKIAVLTMPSWVMYNSKWAWEPWLAERLNSLGGAAGLVIDLRENEGGNECGNAILARLSGKDIAFQGYRQLVRYRRTSKALDRYLDTWDESFRTIGETAADVGNGFYELGREDSDTIPAVGPGLGLPVAALIGPICSSATFSFARRAQESRLVRLFGEPSGGNLRGINGNGYFFVRLPGSGLEFDIPIIGNFAQTPQPDRGVLPDVLVKPTIADSAAGRDPALQSAIEWIERR; encoded by the coding sequence ATGAACACGATCCTCACACGACGCCGCCTACTGGCGGGCGGCACCGCCGCGATGCTCACGCCGTACAGTGGGCTGCGGGCCGCTCCGTCCGCTGGCGAACTGGCGGACGATATCGATATCGTCCGGGACGCGCTGGCGCTCCATCCCGGTCTCTATCGCTACCAGACCCCGCGCGAGGCGGACGCGCGCGTGCGGAAACTCAAGCGCGACTATGCTGCCGCGACGACGCTCGACGAGCAGTTCCTCCTGCTCTCTGCCTTCACCGCGACGATCCGCTGCGGGCACACCCAGTGCAATCCGTACAACCAGAAGAAGGCGGTGGTGCAGGCGCTGTTCGAACGTCCCACCCGGATGCCGTTCGAGTTCGAATGGATCGACGGTCGCATGGTCGCTCGCGCGGATCGCAGCGGCCTCGGCCTGCAGCCCGGCACCGAGATTCGCTCGATCGACGGCGAGGCGCCCGTGCATCTGCTGAAGAAGCTGGTTGGCTACGCACGGGCCGACGGCAGCAACGACGCCAAGCGTGTCGCGCAAATGGCGATGCAGAACAGCGACAAGTTCGAGACGTTCGACATTTTTCAGTCGCTGCTGCATCCACCGCAGGGCGGCATGTTCCACATCGGATACGGCACCACCTCAGGACGCAAAGCTAACGTCACCGTCGCCGCGCTAACACCGGAGCAGCGACGCTCGACCCGCCATACCCTCGAGACCGACGGTACCTCGGAACCCTTCTGGACTTGGGAGATGCGCGGCAAGATTGCCGTGCTGACGATGCCAAGCTGGGTCATGTACAACAGCAAATGGGCTTGGGAGCCGTGGCTGGCGGAACGCTTGAACTCGCTCGGAGGCGCTGCGGGCCTGGTTATCGACCTGCGCGAGAACGAGGGCGGCAACGAGTGCGGGAACGCCATCCTCGCTCGGCTCTCCGGCAAGGACATCGCCTTCCAGGGGTACCGCCAGTTGGTCCGTTACCGCCGGACATCGAAGGCTCTCGATCGCTACCTCGATACCTGGGACGAGAGCTTCCGCACGATCGGCGAGACAGCCGCGGACGTCGGCAACGGTTTCTACGAACTCGGTAGGGAAGACAGTGACACGATCCCCGCTGTCGGCCCCGGCCTGGGCCTTCCCGTTGCCGCGCTGATCGGACCGATCTGCAGCTCCGCCACCTTCTCGTTCGCCCGCCGGGCGCAGGAGTCGCGGCTGGTCCGGTTGTTCGGCGAGCCGAGCGGCGGCAATTTACGCGGCATCAACGGCAACGGCTATTTCTTCGTGCGGCTGCCGGGCAGCGGGCTGGAGTTCGATATCCCGATCATCGGCAATTTCGCCCAGACCCCGCAACCCGACCGAGGCGTGCTCCCGGATGTGTTGGTCAAGCCGACTATTGCCGACAGTGCCGCCGGCCGCGACCCTGCCTTGCAGAGCGCCATCGAATGGATCGAGAGGCGATGA
- a CDS encoding glutaredoxin, with translation MTEDNRATLYRMILPDHTCPFGVRAKELLEERGFEIDDRILRSRPEVDAFEAKHGVDTTPQVFIGDERIGGSDALERYLETA, from the coding sequence ATGACAGAAGACAATCGGGCGACGCTCTACCGAATGATCCTGCCCGACCACACCTGCCCATTCGGCGTCCGGGCGAAGGAGCTGCTCGAGGAGCGCGGGTTCGAGATCGACGACCGAATCCTGCGCTCGCGGCCGGAAGTCGATGCGTTCGAGGCAAAGCACGGGGTCGACACAACGCCGCAGGTTTTCATCGGCGATGAGCGTATTGGCGGCAGCGACGCTCTCGAGCGCTATCTCGAGACCGCCTGA
- a CDS encoding transposase, which produces MGQVTVYSGVERRRQWSDEQKRALIDAAFAPDAIVAEVARAADVRPSQIYRWRRDLYGAGHAGAGFAPVVVSADPRDVAPASSPPPAMLVEIGGSVVRIAADAPAKLVTAVLRSLAR; this is translated from the coding sequence ATGGGCCAGGTCACGGTATATTCGGGTGTCGAGCGTCGTCGCCAGTGGAGCGACGAGCAGAAGCGGGCCTTGATCGATGCGGCGTTTGCGCCCGACGCGATTGTCGCTGAGGTGGCGCGGGCCGCGGATGTCCGACCGAGCCAGATCTATCGGTGGCGTCGCGACCTGTACGGCGCTGGCCACGCGGGCGCGGGCTTTGCGCCGGTCGTTGTCAGCGCCGACCCCCGCGATGTCGCGCCAGCATCATCACCGCCGCCGGCGATGCTGGTCGAGATCGGTGGCTCGGTCGTGCGGATCGCGGCGGACGCGCCGGCAAAGCTGGTAACGGCGGTGTTGCGGTCGCTGGCGCGGTGA
- a CDS encoding amidohydrolase family protein, translating into MKWTALAAALLITASPATATTILLRPAQVFDGVNATPHLGWQVLVANDRIVSVGPNLTALPGTRIIDLPGATLMPGMIEGHSHLFLHPYNETPWDDQVLHEALALRTARAVVQARATLIAGFTSERDLGTEGAGYADVGLKQAIDLGIVPGPRLTVATRAIVARGAYGPKGYEPGVAVPQGAQEVSGVDEIVRAVRDQIAGGAGLIKLYADYHYQGSDGSRPTLSLAEMSAAVAAAHDAGRLVAAHSVTEEGMRRAIAAGVDTIEHGYGGTVAIFKAMHDHGIALCPTLAASDAVARYRGWNGEEPAPPGVLLNRRSFQMARAASVPICMGGDVGVFAHGTNAREMELMQAAGMPAAAVLVAATSGNAHIFGLESSIGSIKPGLVADLVAVDGDPTRAIAAVRNVKLVMKGGSVIDR; encoded by the coding sequence ATGAAGTGGACCGCGCTCGCTGCCGCGCTGCTGATCACAGCCTCCCCCGCCACGGCGACGACGATCCTGTTGCGCCCGGCGCAGGTTTTCGACGGCGTCAACGCAACGCCGCATTTGGGCTGGCAGGTGCTGGTCGCCAATGACCGTATCGTCAGTGTCGGACCAAACCTTACCGCGCTTCCCGGGACCCGCATCATCGACCTGCCAGGTGCCACCCTGATGCCGGGCATGATCGAGGGGCACAGCCACCTGTTTCTCCATCCTTACAACGAGACACCGTGGGACGATCAGGTGCTGCACGAGGCACTCGCGCTGCGGACGGCGCGCGCGGTGGTGCAGGCGCGTGCGACGCTGATAGCGGGCTTCACCAGCGAGCGCGACCTCGGCACCGAGGGCGCGGGCTATGCCGATGTGGGCCTCAAGCAGGCTATCGACCTGGGAATCGTGCCCGGCCCCAGGCTGACCGTCGCGACCCGCGCCATCGTGGCGCGCGGCGCCTACGGACCGAAGGGTTACGAGCCCGGTGTCGCGGTGCCTCAGGGCGCGCAGGAGGTTAGCGGCGTCGACGAGATCGTCCGCGCCGTTCGCGACCAGATCGCCGGGGGTGCCGGGCTGATCAAGCTTTACGCCGACTATCACTACCAGGGCAGCGACGGCAGCCGGCCGACGCTGTCCCTGGCCGAGATGAGCGCCGCGGTCGCCGCAGCGCACGACGCCGGGCGGCTGGTCGCCGCGCATAGCGTCACCGAGGAGGGGATGCGCCGCGCCATCGCTGCCGGGGTCGACACGATCGAACACGGCTACGGCGGCACGGTCGCGATCTTCAAGGCGATGCACGATCACGGCATTGCGCTGTGCCCGACACTGGCGGCGTCCGACGCGGTGGCGCGCTATCGCGGCTGGAATGGCGAGGAGCCTGCACCGCCGGGTGTCCTGCTCAACCGCCGCTCGTTCCAGATGGCGCGCGCCGCCAGCGTGCCGATCTGCATGGGCGGCGACGTCGGTGTCTTCGCGCACGGCACGAACGCGCGCGAGATGGAGCTTATGCAGGCGGCGGGCATGCCCGCCGCGGCGGTGCTCGTCGCCGCGACCTCCGGCAACGCGCACATTTTCGGGCTTGAGAGCTCAATTGGCAGTATCAAGCCGGGTCTGGTCGCAGACCTTGTCGCCGTCGATGGCGATCCGACGCGCGCTATTGCAGCGGTTCGCAACGTCAAGCTGGTCATGAAGGGCGGATCGGTCATTGACCGCTAA
- a CDS encoding penicillin acylase family protein — MNRLARRVAECLLLGTAATAAHAAPPPDLARQAAAVSITRDDWGIAHVAAATDAEVVFGAIYAQAEDDFSRIEANYLTALGRTAEAEGEGAIWADLRQRLYVNPPELQRQYAASPTWLRKLMDAWADGLNFYLATHPAVHPKVLTRFEPWMALSFTEGSIGGDIERISLSGLQSFYGATPVTASAEETGARPQEPRGSNGIAIAPVNTANGHALLLINPHTSFYFRSELQMTSGEGLNAYGATTWGQFFIYQGWNTQTGWMHTSSGVDNVDEFAETIVTAGGKRSYRYGKALRPVVAVPVTIGYRTPGGTMATRTFITYRTHHGPVVRVEGGKWIAAALMWRPIPALEQSFLRTKQTDLASYMKVAALQANSSNATLFADRKGEIAYLHPQFVPVRPDRFDYTHPVDGADPATDWKGLHDVATLPNAIRPPVGWAFNSNNEPWGAAGPDSPKRAAFPKYMDEAGENDRGRHATLLLTGKHDFTPEGLRLAAYDSYLPGFARLLPPLIAAFDALPATDRRRASLAGPVALLRSWDDRWATDSAATSLAVFWGDTLWSEVGAFAKQERINVPDYILTRVSPDAKLAALQRAADRLTRDFGGWQVPWGRINRFQRLDDSIEPHFDDARPSIPVGFTSAQWGSLASFGARPYASTKNYYGSSGNSFVAIVEFGDRVRAWAVTAGGESGDPTSRDFADQAERYATGNLRPVYFWPDELNGHIERRYHPGE; from the coding sequence ATGAATAGACTGGCCCGGCGTGTCGCGGAATGCCTCTTGCTCGGCACGGCCGCTACCGCTGCTCACGCCGCGCCGCCGCCGGACCTGGCACGGCAGGCAGCAGCGGTGTCTATCACCCGCGACGACTGGGGCATCGCGCACGTCGCAGCCGCCACCGATGCCGAGGTCGTGTTCGGGGCGATCTACGCGCAGGCGGAGGACGACTTCAGCCGGATCGAGGCGAACTACCTGACCGCGCTCGGCCGCACTGCCGAGGCTGAGGGCGAGGGCGCGATCTGGGCGGACCTGCGCCAGCGCCTGTACGTCAATCCGCCCGAGCTGCAGCGTCAGTACGCTGCGAGCCCCACGTGGCTGCGCAAGTTGATGGATGCCTGGGCGGACGGCCTGAACTTCTACCTCGCGACGCATCCAGCGGTGCATCCCAAAGTCCTGACCCGCTTCGAGCCCTGGATGGCGCTGAGCTTCACGGAGGGCAGCATCGGCGGCGACATCGAGCGAATCTCGCTGTCCGGCCTGCAAAGCTTCTACGGCGCGACGCCGGTGACCGCATCCGCCGAAGAAACCGGCGCGCGCCCGCAGGAGCCGCGGGGCTCGAACGGCATCGCCATTGCGCCCGTGAACACCGCGAACGGCCACGCACTGCTGCTGATCAATCCGCACACCAGCTTCTACTTCCGCTCCGAGCTGCAGATGACCAGCGGCGAGGGCCTCAACGCTTATGGTGCGACGACCTGGGGGCAATTCTTCATCTACCAGGGTTGGAACACGCAGACCGGTTGGATGCACACCTCGTCAGGCGTGGATAACGTGGATGAATTCGCCGAGACCATCGTCACAGCGGGCGGCAAGCGCTCCTACCGCTACGGCAAGGCGCTGCGCCCGGTCGTCGCCGTACCGGTCACCATCGGCTACCGCACTCCCGGTGGCACCATGGCGACGCGGACCTTCATCACCTACCGCACGCATCACGGCCCCGTCGTGCGCGTCGAGGGCGGCAAATGGATCGCGGCGGCGCTGATGTGGCGCCCGATCCCGGCGCTGGAGCAGAGCTTCCTGCGCACCAAGCAGACCGATCTCGCCTCGTACATGAAGGTCGCCGCGCTGCAGGCCAACAGCTCTAACGCCACGCTGTTCGCTGACCGCAAGGGCGAGATTGCCTACCTCCATCCCCAGTTCGTGCCGGTTCGGCCCGACCGTTTCGATTACACGCATCCCGTCGACGGTGCCGATCCGGCGACCGATTGGAAGGGCCTGCACGACGTCGCCACCCTGCCCAACGCGATCCGCCCGCCGGTCGGCTGGGCCTTTAACTCCAACAACGAGCCGTGGGGCGCGGCCGGTCCGGACAGTCCGAAGCGCGCGGCTTTCCCGAAATACATGGACGAGGCAGGTGAGAACGACCGAGGCCGCCACGCGACACTGCTGCTGACCGGCAAGCACGATTTCACTCCCGAGGGCCTTCGCCTCGCGGCCTACGACAGCTACCTGCCGGGCTTCGCGCGCCTGCTCCCGCCCCTGATCGCCGCGTTCGACGCGCTGCCCGCGACCGATCGGCGCCGCGCGTCGCTGGCCGGACCCGTGGCGCTGCTACGCAGCTGGGATGACCGATGGGCGACGGACAGCGCCGCGACCTCGCTGGCGGTATTCTGGGGCGACACGCTGTGGAGCGAGGTCGGTGCGTTCGCCAAGCAGGAGCGCATCAACGTCCCCGACTACATCCTGACCCGCGTGTCACCCGACGCCAAGCTCGCGGCGCTGCAGCGGGCGGCGGACCGGCTGACTCGCGACTTCGGCGGCTGGCAGGTGCCATGGGGCCGGATCAACCGCTTCCAGCGCCTTGACGACAGCATCGAGCCGCATTTCGACGATGCTCGTCCAAGCATCCCCGTCGGCTTCACGTCAGCGCAATGGGGCTCGCTCGCCTCGTTCGGCGCGCGGCCGTACGCGAGCACGAAGAACTACTATGGCTCCAGCGGCAACAGCTTCGTCGCGATCGTCGAGTTCGGCGACAGGGTAAGAGCCTGGGCGGTCACCGCTGGGGGCGAGAGTGGCGACCCGACCTCGCGCGATTTCGCGGACCAGGCCGAACGCTACGCCACCGGCAACCTGCGCCCGGTCTATTTCTGGCCGGACGAGCTGAACGGCCATATCGAGCGCCGCTATCATCCCGGCGAATGA
- the tnpB gene encoding IS66 family insertion sequence element accessory protein TnpB (TnpB, as the term is used for proteins encoded by IS66 family insertion elements, is considered an accessory protein, since TnpC, encoded by a neighboring gene, is a DDE family transposase.): protein MIPVPGGVRIWLATGHTDMRKGMHGLALQVQQGLRRDPHAGDLYIFRGRTGGLVKILWHDGLGTSLYAKRLDRGRFVWPSATDGVVAISASQMACMLEGIDWRNPQHTWRPSAAG, encoded by the coding sequence GTGATCCCGGTCCCGGGTGGCGTCCGGATCTGGCTCGCAACCGGTCACACCGATATGCGTAAAGGCATGCACGGGCTGGCGCTGCAGGTGCAGCAGGGGCTGCGCCGCGACCCGCACGCGGGCGACCTGTACATCTTCCGCGGACGCACCGGTGGCCTAGTGAAGATCCTGTGGCACGACGGCCTCGGCACGTCGCTTTATGCGAAGCGGCTCGACCGCGGTCGCTTCGTCTGGCCTTCCGCGACCGACGGTGTCGTCGCGATCTCGGCGTCGCAGATGGCGTGCATGTTGGAGGGCATCGACTGGCGTAACCCGCAGCATACATGGCGGCCAAGCGCTGCGGGATAG
- a CDS encoding glutathione S-transferase C-terminal domain-containing protein — translation MQSFKKRLKLVSQRLASSLYLAGDAFTAADISVTYALSLGQRSCGITLGDAEQAYLYQATARDAYQRAIRRSDGRTGR, via the coding sequence CTGCAATCGTTCAAGAAGCGGCTGAAGCTGGTTAGCCAACGGCTTGCCAGCTCACTCTATCTCGCCGGCGATGCATTCACCGCTGCCGACATCTCAGTAACCTACGCCCTGAGTCTCGGTCAAAGGAGCTGTGGCATCACCCTCGGCGACGCTGAACAGGCCTACCTCTACCAAGCCACGGCGCGCGACGCCTACCAGCGCGCCATAAGGCGTTCGGACGGAAGAACGGGCCGATAG
- a CDS encoding glutathione S-transferase family protein, which translates to MLAVEQDPAFLAVNPADYIPAIEDGDVVMVESIAIMEHLMRRYGPTPLAPPPHDPSFAADRQFLHLGEAGLATLMMPVVVSRFPAPETERKAGVRLGVCNRSRSG; encoded by the coding sequence ATGCTGGCCGTCGAGCAGGACCCCGCGTTTCTGGCGGTTAATCCTGCAGACTACATCCCAGCAATCGAGGACGGCGACGTCGTCATGGTCGAGTCGATCGCCATCATGGAGCATCTGATGCGGCGCTATGGGCCGACGCCGCTGGCACCACCGCCGCACGATCCGAGCTTCGCCGCCGACCGGCAGTTTCTGCACTTGGGTGAAGCCGGCCTGGCGACCCTCATGATGCCCGTCGTCGTCAGCCGTTTCCCCGCGCCCGAGACCGAGAGGAAAGCTGGGGTGCGGCTTGGTGTCTGCAATCGTTCAAGAAGCGGCTGA
- a CDS encoding PEPxxWA-CTERM sorting domain-containing protein produces MSFKISDLIVNRSAVLSAAIAAILSVGPAGATEVLPYTTISLTGSDATQQGRLTRARPPSDWSTMTPFPGITNPGVTYEFRTVDAVYASQDVYYEITIDDPDAVIFASAYSRTYDPATPEAGYLGDEGSSGNYFPGDPSFFDILVPAGGALRLVFNSVGAADEPFAYQVSAFSDTMYDEDFATPGVPEPTLWTMFIVGFGLAGSSLRRRHYFSMPATAGEPLMGQAA; encoded by the coding sequence TTGTCGTTCAAAATCAGCGATTTGATAGTGAATCGTTCAGCGGTGTTGAGTGCTGCCATCGCAGCGATCTTGTCGGTCGGACCTGCAGGGGCCACCGAAGTGCTGCCTTACACCACGATATCGCTGACGGGTTCGGACGCGACACAGCAGGGACGGCTGACCCGGGCGAGGCCGCCTAGCGACTGGTCGACAATGACGCCTTTTCCTGGAATTACGAACCCCGGCGTCACCTACGAATTCCGTACTGTCGATGCGGTCTATGCGTCGCAAGACGTCTACTATGAAATTACGATCGACGACCCCGACGCCGTAATCTTCGCATCCGCGTACAGCCGAACCTACGATCCGGCCACACCCGAGGCGGGGTATCTTGGTGACGAAGGATCCTCCGGAAACTATTTCCCCGGCGATCCCAGTTTCTTCGACATCTTGGTTCCTGCTGGCGGCGCGCTTCGGCTCGTGTTCAACAGCGTCGGTGCTGCTGATGAGCCATTCGCGTATCAGGTCTCGGCATTTTCCGACACCATGTATGATGAGGATTTCGCAACACCCGGCGTTCCCGAGCCTACGCTGTGGACAATGTTCATCGTGGGCTTTGGACTAGCTGGTAGCAGTCTGCGTCGCCGACATTATTTCTCAATGCCGGCGACTGCTGGCGAACCCCTTATGGGGCAGGCAGCCTGA
- a CDS encoding ribbon-helix-helix domain-containing protein, whose amino-acid sequence MVFGVSITASLLQAVDTEVVRRNLAVDDGMHFSRSAFVREALLSRLRELQRVAPAPVIVIDRWI is encoded by the coding sequence ATGGTTTTCGGCGTTTCAATCACGGCATCACTGCTGCAGGCGGTGGATACCGAAGTTGTTCGTCGTAATCTGGCCGTGGATGATGGAATGCATTTTAGCCGCAGTGCCTTTGTTCGAGAGGCGCTGTTGTCGCGCTTGCGAGAGCTGCAACGGGTTGCACCGGCCCCGGTTATCGTCATCGACCGCTGGATTTAA
- a CDS encoding AraC family transcriptional regulator, with protein sequence MENLLVFGWRTALLAVVTIQLVLLATALARQTRNRPANRTLAALLVILAGMITPWMIGFAGFYDKWRWLSFAPFAISLAIAPLAYLYNHALIHGRWPVAGWRHVMPAGVQFAYLGGAFVSLRQPFKNEWLDRSSIAYDAITGIGVVAGLVIYGAASRSLIRRYDAWLPRQRSDDHRFALAWLSRAVAALFVLLAVWAAYGVTDLVRPLGYGGLMGLYVGIAAIALFIAIEGWRHAALPFPQMVDAEPSLPPSPSWKTRADAWAERVRRERLYADPELSVSSLARTLGTNSAYISRAFNEGLGQNFAAFINRLRSEEVAARLRAGTDDDLLDLALDCGFSSKASFNRAFRAAFGCSPSAYRQTHGSKPK encoded by the coding sequence ATGGAGAATTTGCTTGTCTTCGGTTGGCGGACAGCGCTGTTGGCAGTCGTCACCATTCAGCTTGTACTGCTCGCCACGGCGTTAGCTCGGCAGACTAGAAACCGGCCAGCCAATCGCACGCTGGCGGCCTTACTCGTCATTCTTGCCGGCATGATCACGCCCTGGATGATCGGCTTTGCCGGATTTTACGATAAGTGGCGCTGGCTCAGCTTTGCGCCGTTCGCCATTTCACTGGCGATCGCGCCACTCGCCTACCTTTATAACCATGCCTTGATACATGGCCGGTGGCCCGTCGCTGGATGGCGCCATGTCATGCCCGCCGGCGTCCAGTTTGCGTACCTCGGCGGGGCGTTCGTCTCGCTGCGGCAGCCGTTCAAGAACGAATGGCTCGACCGATCGTCGATCGCTTACGACGCCATCACCGGCATAGGCGTCGTAGCGGGGCTGGTGATCTACGGCGCGGCAAGCCGGTCGTTGATCCGGCGCTACGACGCCTGGCTGCCCCGGCAGCGCAGCGACGACCACCGGTTCGCGCTGGCCTGGCTCAGCCGCGCGGTCGCAGCCTTGTTCGTCCTGCTGGCGGTATGGGCGGCCTATGGCGTGACCGATCTTGTCCGGCCACTAGGATATGGCGGCCTGATGGGCTTGTATGTCGGGATCGCGGCGATTGCGCTGTTCATCGCGATCGAAGGCTGGCGGCATGCTGCCTTGCCGTTTCCCCAGATGGTGGATGCAGAGCCATCATTGCCTCCGTCCCCCAGCTGGAAGACGCGCGCGGACGCGTGGGCCGAGCGCGTTCGCCGCGAGCGCCTTTATGCCGACCCGGAGCTCAGCGTCTCGAGCCTGGCGCGGACACTGGGCACCAACAGCGCCTACATCTCGCGCGCCTTCAACGAGGGCCTGGGCCAGAACTTCGCGGCGTTCATCAACCGGCTTCGCTCCGAGGAAGTCGCCGCCCGCCTTCGCGCCGGCACCGACGACGACCTGCTCGACCTCGCGCTGGATTGCGGGTTCAGCTCGAAGGCGAGTTTCAACCGGGCCTTTCGTGCGGCCTTCGGCTGCAGCCCGTCCGCCTATCGGCAAACACACGGCTCAAAACCGAAATAG